A single window of Candoia aspera isolate rCanAsp1 chromosome 3, rCanAsp1.hap2, whole genome shotgun sequence DNA harbors:
- the PLPP6 gene encoding polyisoprenoid diphosphate/phosphate phosphohydrolase PLPP6: protein MPSPRNSPKSIRERRAYGSRLEFLSLTNQRSPISPENVSHHKDSPASTGPQQALPEEDCMKLNPSFWGIALHSLLAIDLWASKQLGVCAGENSSWGSARPLMMVIEVSGHGIPWLTGTLYGLYRSSSSAGREVLLNLLFALILDLVLVTAVKGLVKRRRPVHNKMDMFVTVSVDKYSFPSGHSTRAAMVCRFILHHLVLAVPLRVLVVLWMFLVGISRVMLGRHNVTDVVFGLIMGYMQYTVVEYFWLSPVNAPVLFALWN from the exons ATGCCAAGTCCTAGGAACAGTCCAAAGAGCATTCGTGAGAGACGGGCTTATGGCAGTAGGCTAGAGTTCCTGTCACTGACAAATCAGAGAAGCCCAATATCCCCAGAAAATGTGTCGCATCATAAGGACTCTCCTGCTAGTACTGGCCCTCAACAGGCTTTACCTGAAGAGGACTGTATGAAGCTCAATCCTTCTTTCTGGGGTATTGCCCTGCATTCTCTTTTGGCCATTGATTTGTGGGCCTCTAAACAGCTGGGTGTGTGTGCTGGAGAGAATTCCTCATGGGGCAGTGCCCGTCCTCTCATGATGGTCATAGAGGTCTCAGGACATGGAATTCCTTGGCTAACTGGTACGTTGTATGGGCTGTACAGAAGCAGCAGCTCAGCAGGTCGTGAGGTGCTGCTCAATCTACTCTTTG CTCTGATTCTTGATCTAGTTTTGGTGACAGCAGTAAAAGGACTGGTGAAACGAAGGCGCCCAGTCCACAACAAGATGGACATGTTTGTCACTGTCTCTGTGGACAAATATTCCTTTCCTTCGGGTCATTCTACCAGAGCCGCCATGGTTTGCAGATTTATTCTACATCATCTTGTACTTGCTGTCCCTCTGAGAGTGCTGGTTGTACTTTGGATGTTCCTAGTGGGAATCTCTCGGGTCATGCTTGGCAGACATAACGTAACAGATGTGGTCTTTGGGCTAATCATGGGCTACATGCAGTATACTGTGGTGGAATATTTCTGGTTGTCACCTGTCAATGCTCCTGTTCTCTTTGCTTTGTGGAATTGA